In Falco rusticolus isolate bFalRus1 chromosome 7, bFalRus1.pri, whole genome shotgun sequence, the DNA window ATCATCAGTTCTAGGGACAACACAAGTAGTAATACTTAGGTgaagtctgaaaagaaaaaaaccaagaaccaTTTAAAGTGTAGAGATAAAAGCATAACACGCTTTTGCCAGAAAATTAGCTAGAGCTCGGTATGTTTTGCTGGTAAGTGGTCCTAGAGAATGTTCTGCATGTCGCACACATCAGTCAGTCACTGTGTTTATAAGTCAGTATTTTCTCCATCTtatgcacttaaaaaaaagtaattgtatCAATATTTTTGGACTAATATCcaaaaatatcagcatttaaaaaatattttccatagaAATTAATGTAGAAACCTTACTTCCAACACTTGTTTCTTTAAGGTCACAGCAGGAAAATACACCTTAGAAGCTTCTATTACCATTTGTTTTTTTAGGAGataactggaaaacaaaaggagaaagggaaaaaaacccaagaaaaccagTTAAAACCCCTGTAGTTGCATTCATTGTTTAGGCAGATATTTaagatgattttaaaagcagggTTGTTGCCAAAAGTAGTCAATacactgtgaaaatatttaaagcataaaaaagTCAAGTCCTCAGTCTACCATGGAACTACTCTGATACCTTACATTAGCTAAGTGAGTCTGGAACTGATGATTTCAGTATTACAAACAACTAAATTGAAACCTTGACATTACATGAGGACACTTACAAAGCGCAAGGCAAATCAAATTGAGTCATGACAACACAAACAATATAAACATAGAGGATATTAAAATCCCATACCAACACGCTCAGTGAAAAGTAAAGCCACTTTTGTTAGTTGTAGATTAGTTGTACGCCCTGTTGTAGTAAATTAAAACCCCCGTAAAATCATTGCTCGTAAGAACACAGAACACTCACCAGAGGATGTTCTccttgaagaaacagaagaagcCTCGGAGATACACCAGGTCAGTGGAGGCAGAACAAAGAATAAAGCCCACGGACATGCCACACAACCGACAGGATAACTCGTTGTAAGCGCTAAaaggagaagggggggaaaCGTTATTAAACAGACACTTTGAAACCAGACACTGCATGCCTGTCAGAGGACATCAAATCTTCAGTTCTGTTAGGATGGCAAAAGAAGACATAATAATGGTTTCTCCTTAAAGAAACTATAGATACAAAGAGAACGCACATGTAAATAGTTGGGCACGTTGTGTGAGAAATAATCTCTGCCATATGTGAAGCTGCAATTAAGGGAGGACACACGTATCTTACTatcccagagctgctgaggcTACACAGCTCAAACAGAGGCGGAAAGGCACCGCCTGGGCCCCCGACATTTCCTCCAGCCCAAACAGGCTATTGCCTcaagcagaggggcagggggtggaaaGCACAAAAACCCCCCAGAACCCCCACAGCAAGTcgtatattttaaaagttcccATCCCTTGTAGTTAGTAAAACGGCCTTTAAACATCATTTAAACAATCTGCGGGTTCCCTAGGCCCTCAGGTGACACCGAAAGGCCCTTGCCGCCCGACTAGCCCCAGGGTCACCCGGCCGGCTGCccgctgcaggcagcagcagctccgcACGCACACGGACACCAACCAGCGCCCAACGGCGCTGCTCCTTCACAGGCAGGGCTGCCGGGGagcgccggggcgggcgggtcccggccggggccgccgtgcgaggggcgggcaggggcaccgggcccccgcggccgccccccgcgctACCGGGGCAAGGCGAGGGCTCCTCCATACGCACCATCCCAGCAGGGCTCCCTCCAGGCCGACCAGCAGCTCGTCCTCCCACACCACATCGTTCGTGACTCCTGAGGGGAAACGGAGCCCCGCTGAGGGCCAGGGCCCCGGCCGGGCCTGCGCGACTCCGCGCCCCGGGGCTGGCACCCGCTCCCCGGGGCCAGGGGTGAAGGGAGCGAGAAGGGGGGTCAGGACCGGGGCAGGGGAAAGGTGTTGGTAAGGGAGGAGGGGCCGGGCACCGACTGAAGCAGACGAGAAGTCCGAGCCATCGCTCCTCCTGCGCGCAGAGCTGCAGCGAGTCCCCCAGCACCGCCCGGCAGCCGCGGCACTGGAACACGGCGCACTCCTTCGGCAGCGGTCTCGGCCGCCACGACAGCGCGGCGTCCCCAGTCGGCGGCAGGCGAGACTCAGGCTGGGACCGGGACGCGGGTAGCGGCCGCTCCACGGTGACCGAGTCGCGGAGCTGCACGTTCTGGAAGAGGTCCTGCAGGTATCGCCGCACCGCCATCTCCTCCCGCGCCACGGGGGCCCGCCCGGCCGGCGTCCCCATTGGCACACGCGCCTCACGCCTCCGCGTCTCCATTGGGCAGCGGCCGCATCAATCCTCACAGCGCGCGGCTATTGGGAAGAGGGCGGCACCGAGCCGTTCCGCCGCCCAATCCAGCGGGAGAGGGCGGGGCTGTCCGCGTCTATcgaatttgaaaagaaagccaCACCTCGTTGGCTGCATCGCCGTTGGCGGCTTCTGTAGCCCTGGCCACGCCCTTTCCTGGGCCAGCCAATGGCGTGGCGCGGCGGGCCATTTCGAACGGCGGTGAGGGCGCCCGCTGTGTCAGTTAAGCAGCGGTTGGCGACTGCGGTGAGGCGGCGGGTGAGCCTGTAGCGAGCCGCCATGGCGCTCTCCTCGCTCCGGCACCTGGACTCCCTGAAATatgtggagctgcagcagatCGCGAAGGCCGCCGGGCTGAAGGCCAACCTCCGGGTGAGAGGGTGCAGCGCCCCGGGCCCGAGCCGGGGGCGGCTGAGGGGGCCCCGGGCTCCCGCCTGCCCCCGAGGAGCGGCCCGGTcccggggctgcccccggcccggctggGAGCTGAGGGGAGCGGGTGTCGCGTAGGGGGTGCGCCCGCCTGGGGACGGCGCAGTCGCGGCCTCCAGTCGCCGTCCCTGCCTGGGGGCAGCGTCCCCTCGTGCTGGGGGTTCCTGGGGTGCGGGAAGGCCGGCGGCACGGGCTCCGTCTCCCCGGCGTACGCCTCCGTTTGGGTTTTACCGGCGGGAGCTGGAAGGGCGGCGACGGGGAAGCGACTTCGGAATCGAGGGCGGGCCGGGCCCCTGCCGCCGGGGGCCGCTGGGGCCTGCCGGGGTCGCGGGTCTCGGGGGGCGGCTGCCCTGGCGGGCTGCGGCCTGCCGGGCCCTCGGCTCGGGGTCTGGGTTACCTCGTGGCTAAACCTCTCGTTCAGGCCTGATTTTGGTGCTGCCCTTTTCAATTAGGTGTTTCAGAGCCTGAAATACCAACGATGTAACGTTATTGCTGCCGTGCTGTTGCCGTTGACTATAAGCAGGGGACGAGAACGCTGTGCCCGCAGTATGGGCGAGGCAGAAGTTACTTTAGAAACTTGATAGAACTTAATTTGTGTTCAGCTACGCAGTGATACTAAAAACAGTCGTCTTCATTCTTGAGCAATTAAACTTTCTGGACAATAGACAGATGGGAAGAAACCCAGTCAGGAAAACTTGTTGTGCCTCTGTGGAGAATATGCCACATATTTATCTGTGGCCTTAAGCACTCTCTCTAGTTTGACTGACTCGGACGGAGCTCTAGGCATGCCTTAATCCCTTAGATGGCAGGAAATGTTCCCTTTGCTTGTTGGATCAGTTTATAGGACACTGGCTGGGTTTATACAGTTTTTTGTTTGATGACTTAATGCAATATTTGCTTCATATGTTGTTTTGATTTCTCTCCAGGCAGACAAATTGTTGCAAGCACTGAAGGAACACTTCCATGGAGCAAAAGCAGATAATGAAAATATGGTAATAGATGATAAATCGGCCATCCTTTTTCAGAAAGCCAGACCTAACTTAGTAACCAGTAGAGCAGGGCAGGTACTGAAGGTTGTTTTCCACCACGATGTGATCTGtagtaaaaatactttattcttAATAGTGCCTTTAGTTTAATGCACTTGACTACTGACAGAAACTAATAGTAGCTTTGAAGCTGCCTCCTGTACAACCCAAAGCTGATTTCATCTCGGATGCCAAAGTTAACATTGTTTTTCAGTATTCATACAAAATTACTCTCTGTGAACAGTAACACTTAATTTCTATTGAACAAATGTTTATTCTTGCCCGTTCAGCTCcagatacaaatattttatttgctttgtgtgCCTAGATGAAAGGGACTAGATACACATTGGAAACCATTTTGCATCTACTACAATTTACTTACGCTGACACTGTAGTAAAAATGATACAATTATGATGTttgctttattaatttttttaaggtattgTTTTCTTAACTCTAAGTTTTTAGTATGCTGCATTATTTTGTCAGGTATGactattattttttacatttttgatGGAAAGTAAATCGATATTTACTTTCCCTAAAATATATCACCCTTTAAGCgtgtttcctttaaaatcttCTTTGAAGGTTTGAGGAAATGGTGTAATCCTTGTCagcttatttttaacaagtgtGAAAGGCTCTGATTTTTTTGGTGAAGAGTATTCCCCAGAAATGTACAAATCTGGGAAGCTCACAGCATTGTGGAAGTTAGATTTCAAATACTAAGTATTAggtttttataattttattaaaatgccaTACAATGAAACGATTCTAGGACTTCTCCTTAGCGTCTTCAAACAATGAACTTTGGTGTTTAGGGAAATCTAGATACTGCCAATTTCTTTGTTACTGTGCTACTAAATGGTATGCTActggttttcctctgtgaaatactttttccatTAATAGCATGGAAACTTTGGAGCATCTGAGTTCTGTTTGTCAGATGTGTTCCACATTATATATTTCTCTGCGGTAGGACTCTGAAATAAGTGCATCTACTACCACATCCGATGAACTGAGCAATCGGGAGGAAATGATGCCTGATTCAATATGTTTCATTACAAAGAGGTGtgataaagaaaagaaaacaaccagaaaaaagcagaactcCAAGAAGAAAACTACCAGTGAAGAAAATACAGGTCTTTCTGATGAGAAAAAGGTGAATTGCATTGCTTGGCTGTGCGTGCTGGCTGCCCCCACTTCCCTCAAGCATAATTTGATGGGGTTTTCTACCACTGTTTATCAGGTGGTATatattttgtatgtgtgtgcatgcgtaTATATAAGAATTTTGTATGCAAACATTCTGGTACTGGTCTTCTGTACTACTGATTTTTCTCAGTCTTGACTATGTGCCGTTCCATGATGAACAGAGGTTACTTGCTAGTCATTACTTCAAGAGAATAAATTGAATTCCTCTAAGAAATACAcaattccaaatattttatatgacTGTGATTGCTTTCACTAGTTCATCACAGTATTATCAATCTTAGACTACTTTCAGAACTTAAAATAAGGCTGTTCTCACAAATTGGATGATTGCCTAAACATCTCAAGTTTTTAATTCTCACTCCTCAGAGGGTTCTTTCTTCATGGGTTATATTGACTGAGGGAGGGAAGTTTCAAGGTGAGATGGAggtagaattatttttctttagaattacATGCAAGTAGTGGGCGAAATGAGACTTTAATTTAGAGGAGTAAAATGAGAAGATGAGCGTCAGTGTGTATTGGCATTAGACAGAATTGTACAGTAACAAAAGCTACAATAGTAAAAAATAACATAGCCagtgaatttctttttacttgcaAATAATTAACCTTTGTAAATACATGTGATTTCATACCAAAATGTTAAGGGCTGTACAGGTAAAAGCTTTCTAATCTAGATCTGGCTGTGAAATAACAGGGTGAGTATTTCACAGGTTAATTCAGGCTGGACTTCAGGAagtctcttcctccctctcccaggcAAAGTGGGGTCAGTGCTTCGGGCTTTAGCTAATCTGATATTGGAAACGTCTAAGGATCGAGTCTAGCAGCCTCTCTGTTCCACTGGCTGGCTGTTCTCGGGACAGCAGCCTTTCTTTGGATTCAGTTGGAGCAAACTGTTTAAATTAAGTACGTTTAAACTGCAGGAacattctgaaatgaaagaaaacaaagtgccTCAGGGTGAGCATGAAAAGGGACAGAAGGCATTCCAGAATGAGGAACAAGGAACTAAAAAGAGTGCTGTTGGGAAGCCAGGGATGGGTACCAATCAGGAAGAACCATCAGAGAAGAATTCTACTAAAAATAATGGACATAAATGTAAGTAAAAAATTCCAAAGAAGTCCAGCAGTACTTCTTACTACTTAAAGTGCACctctttgttattttattgtgtctgcaa includes these proteins:
- the OIP5 gene encoding protein Mis18-beta isoform X2 — translated: MGTPAGRAPVAREEMAVRRYLQDLFQNVQLRDSVTVERPLPASRSQPESRLPPTGDAALSWRPRPLPKECAVFQCRGCRAVLGDSLQLCAQEERWLGLLVCFRVTNDVVWEDELLVGLEGALLGCAYNELSCRLCGMSVGFILCSASTDLVYLRGFFCFFKENILCYLLKKQMVIEASKVYFPAVTLKKQVLETSPKYYYLCCP
- the OIP5 gene encoding protein Mis18-beta isoform X1, which gives rise to MGTPAGRAPVAREEMAVRRYLQDLFQNVQLRDSVTVERPLPASRSQPESRLPPTGDAALSWRPRPLPKECAVFQCRGCRAVLGDSLQLCAQEERWLGLLVCFRVTNDVVWEDELLVGLEGALLGCAYNELSCRLCGMSVGFILCSASTDLVYLRGFFCFFKENILCYLLKKQMVIEASKVYFPAVTLKKQVLELKRKIVDLNIRLELLMKKLKELEQNKVAEG